AATAGTTTTCAAGTCTTTGTGGGGAAATGGAAAGTTGGCAGCAGTGGGAGATGGCTCGTTGTCACCAACAGCATAATAAAAGTGTGTTCTTGCACATCTGATTTTGGGTTAAGAACTGGGAGTGCTTGGCTTAGTACATGTTGTGTTAAAAGGAAGTACATATTCTTCCAAGAAGATGGAATAGTCATATTTCCCCCTATTTGTCCCACTTAGTACAACTACTATCCTATACATTATATAAAAACCAAGCATAAAAGGACTCTTGAAAAGTGAAGAGGCAGACACTTAGAGACCTCAGCACTGGGGAACAACATGGTGGTGAGttctctgggttttctttttgcctCACATTTTTAGACTTGATACTGAAAAAGGAAGTATCCAGAAAATTTCTGGACAACCCAGAAATACCAGTGGATGAAGAAATTTTCCAAGAAAAGCCTTTTTGTTTAGCCAAAATGCTAGGGAAGAGCCAGATTAAAACCATAGAAaactaggctggggatgtggctcaagcggtagcgcgctggcctggcatgcgtgcggcccgggttcgatcctcagcaccacataccaacaaagatgttgtgtctgccgagaactaaaaaataaatattaaaaattctctctctctctctctctctctctctctctctctctctctctctctctctatcctctctcactctctctttaaaaacaaaacatagaaaacttTTAGATAATAACTACTAGACTCCTGCcaaatattaccaaaaaaaaaaaaacatagtcctGCCTCCTCCTATAGTTGAAGCAAATAAAGAACCTAGatgccccaccccccacctcaaAAGGCTATAAGAAGGCATGCTGACACCCTGCTGTGGGGTGGCAGAGAGGGCTGTGATGTGGGGAAGCTTTCATTACTGCCAGATGGTGATAAGCCCTTTCTCACTCCACTCCTGTGGTGCTCGTGGGTCTCACACGGAGAACCTGGACTTCCATGCCCACCTGATGGTAAGAAGATGGCGTTCTTCTATCCATGAGGATAATGTCAAGAAACGTTAGTGGAGAATCAGGACTTTTACTGACTCTCATATGCAATAAGAACACCCTTCCTGCACTGTCCCAGTGGAGTGCAAACGGGGAGCAGTAAAGAGTGACTCCTCTCAAAAAGGGGTGGTATCAGTGGAGGGTCAGTAGACAGCCTCCCTTCTCTGCCTAGCAATAACTAGATACCTCTTCATCATAGGTGTCAACCAAGGACAGATGTAGAGGCTGGACTTTTTTCCTGGTAAGGAAAATACCTTGAAAGCAGCTAAAAAGAAATAGCATATTAACTattggagaaaaacagaaaaacaaacaaaatcaatttGAATGACAAGCAGATTTCTCATAATAAATCACAGAAGCCAGAGGGGAATGACATAACATTTTTGAAACattgaaaaaaggactgttaatctagaattctatacccagtgaaaatatctttcaggaataaaaatgaaatcaagacaTTCTCAGATGGTGGAAAACTAAGAAAATGTattgtcgggctggggatgtgactcaagcagcagcgcgctggcctggcatgcgtgcggcccgggttcaatcctcagcactatatacaAACATAGATgtgtgtccgctgaaaaaactaaaaaataaatattaaaaaaagtgttATCATCAGATCTATTTCAAAAGAATGGCCAAAggaaatttctgaaaagaaagagtaaaagaaGGAATTCTGGAATactaagaaggaaggaagaacatggaaaaaaagagagaaattaaaggataaaaacaatagattttcctgttttgagttttctaaattatgCTGGATgattagattaaaaatataactgtctgttatggtttagatataaaatGCCCTCCAAAActgatgtgtgagacaatgcaaggaaatATAGAGGTGAATTAATTGGGTTTTAAGAGCCTtgacccaatcagtgcattatgccacttgaatggattaactgggccaTAACTGTAGGCtgaaggagatgggtcactgggaacGTGCATTTGGGTGTATATGTTTCATTCCTGGTGAGCCAAGCTTGGTCTCTGATTGCCAAGtactgagctgctttcctgtgCCACACAATTCCATCATGACACTCTGCCTCACCTCACAGCTCAAGGATTGGAGTTGGCCAGCTATGGATAGAGACCTCTGAACCAGTGAGCccgaaataaacttttcctactctaaaattattcttgccaGGTCTTCTGGTCACAACAGTggaaaaaagatgactaaaatacTGATACTGTCTACTGTAGTTTTCAAAGTATGAAGAGAAAATAGTTAAGATAATTACACTACAAATGGGATAGAGTAAAGGGatacaaagagaaataattcCTATGCTTCTCTCCAACTGGTAAAATGTTGACACTAGTAGAATATGATAAGTTATGGTAATGCCTAGAAGAACTATTAAAAGAAATCTACAAAGAAAAGCACTCAAAAGCACTATCAATCAATTAATCAAGAAAGGAATCTAAAAATTGTTTAAGTAACCTATCTGAaggtaggaaaaagaaaatagagatataAGAATACAAAGAGATCAAACATAATGTAGAAAAATAGAATAGCATTATTAAGCCATAACATATCCATGCTTACATTAAGTGGGAATGatttcacaattaaaaataaataaacaaaatgagcaaaaggaatatcagtagaatagaggaaggagaaagtggggagggagaagagaaaggaaaagagagaaacatgAACTGTAATCAAATTCCATACATGTATGAATTTGTtgagatgaacccaactactgtgtataattataatgctctaaaaaataaatgaacagatgaCATTTATGAAATGAAGGACAGTCTACAAAGATATGGTCATGGaaaataagagaatattttttaaaaatgtaaatgatttcAGCATACCCTTTAGAAGATGAGAATTGTCATAATGGACTTAAAAACTGACCCAACTACAGGTTGCACAAGAAACTCATTTCAAATAGTTCAAATGATAtatgtagtttaaaaataaataatatctgggctggggttgtggctcagtggtagagcgctcacctagcatgtgcgggtccctgggttcaattctcagcaccacataaaataaataaataaataaataaataaataaataaataaataaataaataaaggtattatgtctgaccacaactaaaaaataaatattaaaataaataaataaataaatgatttcaaatatataccatgcaaatattaatcaaaaggaagcagaagtgactatattaatatcagataaaCTAGATTttagagcaaagaaaaatatcaaggacAGAGAGGAGTATTACAGAATGACAAAAGAAGGGTCAATCCAACAATAAAACAGCAAATTCAAGTGTGTTTTCACAAAACAACAGAACagcaaaatatgtaaagaaaaaaacaatagaagtgaaaagagaaaaaaaatccacaactaTAATTAGTGATTTCTACATCCCTCTCTCAAGAGTTGATAGGTCAATTAGAAAAAATCATAAGTATATACAGGAATTCAAGGGCACCATCAGTCAATAGAATCTAATTGATACAGAAAGCCCTTCATCTAACAACTATATAATATGTATTCTTTCTAGCACCCATGGAATCTGTACCAACATAGACCATTCTGTGggtcataaaacaaaacaaagttaaaaaactgaaattatatgGAGTATGTTCTTTGGCCATGGTCAAACAAGACCAGGATATCAAAAAGACAATAGAAAAATCTCTAAATGCTAGGAAACTAAAGAGCACATTTATAATGTCTGTGTCAAAGAGGAAGTCTAATgacaataatagtaaaaaaaaaaaaaaagaactttctaattgaatgaaaatgaaagtataGCAGATGGAAATTTGTGGGATGAAACTAACACAGTCCTTAGAGGGAAGTCTGTAGCATTAAATGCTGGATTAAAGGAATTCATGTAGATCTTTAAGCTCTTCCCCAATGATGACACAAGCTGGGACTGTGAAAGGGCACTGTTAGAGCAAGAATTGACCTTTCCAGCTCCTTGAGACCTATCCTATGTGGACAGTGTTACCAACAGGCTTGTGCCCTGACTAAAGACCTAGGCATCAAGGGAGATTGTGTTCAGATAAGCATTCTGCTCCTGTCCTGCATGATTACTTATTTTCTACAAGAACAAATTAGGAggagttcagtagtagagcacttgcctaccatgtgcaaggccctgagtttaatccctagtactggaaaaaaatgtgagCTATATTTGTTCGAGTATAGTCTTAGCTACTTTAACAAAGATATCTCCAAATATAGTTGCTTAAATAAGAtagaaatatgtaatatttatatcattttttgcAGTATTAGGGATTAGATCCATGGCTTTGCAcatgctctaccaatgaactacatccccaaaccttttttattttattttgatgtaaattCTCACTAAGatgtccagactggccttgaaattttgatcctcctagctcaggctcctgagtcactgtgattatagatatgtgccactgcatctggcttatttctttttttcttttcttttttctttctttctttctttttgagagagagagagagaaagagagacagagagagagagagagagagagagagagagagagagagagagagagaattttaaccttttttttttttttttttttttttttttttagtttttcggcgggcataacatctttgtttgtatgtggtgctgaggatccaacccgggctgcacgcacgccagatgagcacgctaccgcttgagccacatccccagccccccttatttctttattatctaaCAATCCAGTGATTGTTAGTGGTCCATGCTGGAGTCCATTTAGTTCCAGGAGATCATTTAGTGATCAAAGTTCCATTCAATTCTGTTCCATTAAACCCTAATATAAGCTGTTCAATAGAAATTTCTGCAATGATAGAAATGTTTCTATACTGTTTATTACTACTCAATATGATAAATACTAGCCACATGCGAAATTGGGGTAattaatttccagttttatttacttttaattaacttaaatttaaaGTTAAATGGATACATATAGCTACTGTGTACCATCTGGGTGTTACAACTATGTGTATTGACTTCCTTTATGTGATTGAAGCtgttttatcacatttttattttaatctacaAAAAGATGAAAGACTAGAAATAGatgacaaataatttatttttaagtaaatgaaagtaaaattacatCACATTTCATTGGTGAAAGCTTAGTCTTTATGTTGAGGGTTTCCAAGAGTTCCCTGAGAATCAGTGATTTAAAGGAGGGTACCCACTACTCAGCATATAGTGATACTCATAGCTATAATTTATTatagcaaaagaataaaaaacaaactcaGCAAAGGAAAAGCATTTATGGAGTGGATTCTGGAGGAAACCATGCATAGGCTTCCAAGAATCCTCTTCTAGTGGCCTCATATAGAATGTATGTAACTCCTCCACCAACAAGTTGTGATAACACATGACCACCAGGATGGTAACAACTGGGTGCTCAAGATATTTATTAGGAGATCCTCCCTTTTGCACGTATTTAAATTTCGTATTCCCATAAGCTACGTTGTTTGTACAAACCTTTAGATACTCCTATTCTTTGGAAAAAGTGTTACGTCAATGTTAAGAACTGTTTACCATTCAAATTCCCAGACACCAGCCTAAGACCAGGTTTATAAGCAGGTCTTTCTAAGGATAGTGAACTGAGGCCTGCAATATTCTCTTTGTAGCATAGCTTCATATAAATTGCATAGGAGGATGGGCAATGTAGTTTCTGGAGGAAGAGCTGTGCCTCATTACTGTGGACATGGTGGAGATTATAAATGAGTGGATAATAAgtagtataatataaaatttgcaAACTTTGTGACTTTCATTAATACATGTGCCTCTTAAATAGCATATCaaactgtgcctggcacatagtaagtgctccaTAAAACCATATCACCACAttctattattaattattaatctttttttattttaatttttttattttttttattggttgttcacaacattacaaagctcttgacatatcatatttcatacattagattgaagtgggttatgaactcccaattttaccccaaatacagattgcagaatcacatcggttatacatccacaattttacataatgcccaattagtaattgttgtattctgctacctttcctatcccctactatcctccctcccctcccctcccctcccttcttctctctctaccccatctactgtaattcattactctccttgtttattttcccattcccctcacaacctcttatatgtaattttgtatagcaaaatttttttttaaacaacatgtGGGTGTGTTTGGGAGCTGGtttatctctttcttcccctcctaAACCCACCCAAAACTCTGAAGTTGTTATCAGTGGAATCTATACTGCTGTCTTTCTGCTTTGTCTCTTGAAAAGTTTTGGATCATATTCATAGTGTAACCTAAGTGTTACCAAGCCTTTAACATTTAGGAGTAACCTTTTCTGTTACATCCAACTATAATAGCCAATGTCTCTAAGCCATCATCCTAAGATGATGACAGGAATTTCACATTCTTCCCAAATATCtctgagcattttttattttcttcgaGGAGTCTTGTACTTTGTGGTTGTTGCCTGTCCCTTTTATCTTTGTTCAGTTCTTGAGATCTCATTCTGATTCTTCCTGTGGTTTCAACCATCCCTTGTTCATTTTGCTCCCAAATGTGGCTAAGGACTTTCCTCCATTTTTCACAATTGGTTTGACCCACAGCTGGTTGAGATTTGCTTTGTCTTGGTCAATACATCTTACAGAAGTCTTATgagtgtggaggaggagaaattaaaatttgCTACTAGACATCATAGTGTCTGAGATTTCTAGGGCACATCTGTCCCTCGTAGGTCTTTATTGCTTTCTCTCTCTATTGCCTCTCACCTCCTTGGTACTGTATGCCCTGTTGCTAGATCTGCAGTAGAAAACTGCATTGCTTCTAGATCTTTTCTATCCTACCTCTGTAGCCCACCCTCCCAACTCCATGTCACCAGCAGGTACTGAAAAATccctcaatattaaaaaaaaaaagcaagcaagcaaacaaagaaaaactccaagaaaatttctctttctgttaCATTAGCAATTTTATTTAATCCATCCTATCTGCTCTGTCGTGACTCTCCTACTGTGCGTTGCCAGAATAGCTGTATTCATTTTCTAGGGATGTTGTAACAAATTACCAGAAACTgggtagcttaaaacaacagattttttttctatgacagTTCTGGTGGATAGAAGTCTAAAATCAATGTGTCATCAGGACCACATTTCCTCTGAAATCTATAGGGTAAGATACTCTCTTGTGGGTTCCTACCTTCCAGTAGTCATGGGAAATCCTTGGTATTCCTTGACTTGTAAATGCATCTCTACAATATTGGCCTCTATTTTCATATGAACACCAGATCGtagatatctatatatatatttgagttgggagtctcactatgttgcccatgtgggcctccaactcctgggcttaagcaatcctcctgcctcagccttttgagtagcTTGGATACCCTTCACCACACTTGGCCTGTTTTCCTGTGAATATCTCCATGTGTGTTTCTATGTCTCCTTTCTTCTCATAAGGCCCATCTTAATGACCTCATGTTATCTTGATTATGTCAGTAAtaatcctatttccaaataaaattatattcactgGGAATCAGGACTTCAACACATCTTTCGGGGGGGGGGGATAAAAGTTAACTCATAACAGTAGCACACTTGCTTAGTATATGCCATCAGCCATTTCCTTAAATTGCTTTCCCTATACTGTAAATTCTTTGAGAGCAGAGACCTTGCCTGTCTTATTCACTATTGTGTCCCCAGGGCTGAGGACAGCTGGTACATTAAAGCTGCTCAGAGAACATGTGAATAAATAACCATTCTCAAATCCcaaattcttcattcttttacCCTACTTCTTCTCTCCTTCAAAGCCTTCAAATGTCTTCTTGAATTCCTGTACCTTGCTCTGCACTCAGCACATCTTACTAGACTAGCTCTGCTCTTTGCCTTATACTTGCCATTGCCATCTCTTCCTTTGTCATGACCACTTCCCTAACACAGGCCATTCTCATCTGGTCCCTGTACTATAATGCAGATCTCTAGGAAgcttctccaacatcttcttccagctgtttttcattcattctctccACTGCAGCCTGAGTGATACAATTGAAATGTAGATCTTGTATGCCATTCTACTACTTAAAATCTACCTTCTTACCATGTGTGGGATAAAttccaaaatttcaaatatggCTTTTGATGCTGTGGCTTGATCCCTGACTCTCTTTCTGTTCTGTCTCTACCATTCCCTTTCTTGTTCTTTATGCACTAGACATAGTTTTCAATATCTCAACTATAATATGCTTTTTGTTGATTcaggcctttgcacatgctattCCCTCTGCTTGGAATGCTCTCCTGTCTTGGCCTGCTTAACTACTTTACATCTTTCTTATCTCAGTTGAAACCTTGTTTCCTCTAGGAAGCCTCCAGGCCTACCCTCCCAAAGTTTAGTTAGGTCCCCCTGCCATCAATGCCCCTGAGTAGGGTTCTAGAGActctcaacattttatttttgtaaacctCATCACACTTACACTTTTTAATCAATGCCTGTTTCCCCCCTGCCATAGTAAACCACATGAGAGTGGAGACCCTGACTATTTTGTCCATAGCTTCCTCATGAACAGTCCTTGACAAATACATGAAGctcaatacatttttgtttgaaGAATGAATTCTTTGGTAAAATGCTATTTCTTGGATTTGACCTTAATTTTGGGAAGCCCACTTGTGATGTATGGTTTCTAGAAGTCAGAGCATGTGCTCTTTTCTTGCTTAGCTCCTCTCAGTTCTTGGCCTCTGTGGACTTTCCCTTACCCAGCAGGAGGAAGAAATTTATGGTGGTTAGGGAGGTGGAAAACTTTATTACAAGGCAGAACTTTTACATTGTTGGGGTTAGAAAGGGGGAATCTGTACTAAATTCCCACTGTTGTATTGAAATGGGATAGAAGAGCCAATGTTAAGTTGTGCAGGTTGCTTCTCTCACCACCATTCTTGgtaagggaggggagaggacagATGAAGAATATTGCCAGAATTAATGGAGGTATATCTACCTGCACTGACTGAAGGTATATCTACCTTCACTGCCTCCTCTAGAAGtccttagaatatttttttttaattcttgctaTTGTTCCTAAATATgaagaatacataaatatatagaattagCAATTTCTGATAATACTATGTGCCGCTAACAATTGAAGTGTTTTATATTTGATCACCTAACTatactttctttatttaataactGCTTTTGGGGGCCTCCTTTGTTCAAGTTCTGGGTTATAGGTCTATGATGCAAAGAAGGATATACTACAGTTTGTTTTATTGAGGAGCCAACATGCTGGCTGAAAGGAAATTCATCTATTTTAAGCTGATACAGCATGGTAGATGCTGTGACAGACAGGTATTTTCAGTGTCTGAAGAACTCAGTAGGGAGGCAGAACGTCTCATTGTTATTTGGAGGCTTGCACATTGCTATGTCTTATATAAGTGGTTGGATGATCTCAAAGTCTTTCATTGCATCTTTAAATGTGTTCCCCATATTTAAATGGGATCTGAAAGTTAAACCTGGAGACAGGTTGACTTGGATTTCAAATATGGCTTCATGCTATATCTTCCCACTGAATGACTTAGGTAAATCACTTTCTCTCCTACATCCAGAAAAGAGTGTGCAAGTGCTGGGATTAAATGATATGATGTATGCGACTCATATAGCATGGTACTTGGCATGTAGTTTGTgttcaattatttctttctccaagtgattattgcttttttttatttaattaagctttgaaaaccgatatattataaatgagattaaaataaaagcaaagaatgtTTATTTGGTGAGGAATACATGTGCAAATTGGGAAACAGCCTTAGCTAGAACCAACCAACCAATATTTCAAGTGGCACTTCATAAAATTACAAATGTCAATTGACAAGTCCTGCAGTTGGAAACTGATGCATATAAGGATGCTGGTAAATTTTCTAATTGTTTGAATTGCCCTTGGACAAGAGGCAAAACTGGTCACTCTGGTATTTCTGAAACCTCGCAAGCTATTGTTAGGTCTTGAAAAATTGTTCCCTCTGAGGGATTCAATTATCATCATGATTCTGTGTAGCAGTCTTTTTCTGTTGGTAAATCTCTAAGACTCAGGaaagaatttttgcttttattttcttcttgaaggGGCTGTTTTACCTCTGAGCCAtgatcccagttctttttattttttatttcgagacagagtctcactaagtttctgaggctggcctcaaacatgtaaTACTCAAGCTTCCTGCTTCAGCTCCAAAAGTctttgggattatagacatgagcaggtgctcttccttcctccctccctcactgccCCAGGTTTTGAACACaggggccactgagccacatcccagcccttttttaattttatttttttttaaattgagagaaggactcgctaaattgctaaggctggctctgaactcgaaagccttatgcctcagcctcccacactgcTGGTATTACACACCTGGCTGCTCTTTCATTGTTTAACATTTTGCAGTCATTTGGACTTTTATTTAGCTTCATGACATATATAGgcttaaatgttgatttttaaagaatgtgaTTTTGGTATAAAAATAGTCTAAACATAATAAACACACAAcatgaatatttctttaaaaatacataaattagcAATTTTATTGAGGTAAACTTATACATTCCAAGAAATGATCTGGCTCTGAAGCAAGATATTCAAACTGCCTAGACTTTTATATCATTTCAAaaccattataaaatatttcaagtgacactttataaaattataaatataaatcacatataaattaactcaaatctcatttaaattatcaataaattaaaaataattaatagtgTCCCAATGCTCATACTGTCAGTTCTTCGTAGAGAACAAGATAAGGTAGGTACCCAGTGGACAGGACATGTATTCTGACCCTAGGAAGCAATGCCCATGAACCAATAAGCTTAGATGCCCACTATGCTTTCCGAACAGCTCTCAGGGCGAACTGCAGGAAATTCTCAAAGTTGCTCAAGATGAGTTGCATGGTCATGACCTTCTGCCAATCATTCTGTGATGCCAGTTTTGCCAACAGGTGGATATTTGCAGTTGGGCTAGGCAAGACTATTTTATTGGGATCCTTCAcctgaagggaaaagaaaacaaaaaggattgtTAGAAAACAAAACGGATTGCTCCGGGCTGTAGGAAGATGTTTAAATTTGGGGTGAAATTATTTCAGGCCACCTGTCCTGACACATCCAGGGGAAGTGCTTTCTCTGAGCCCACACTGCAAAGGTCCCTTCTATAACAACTGAATTCTAATCGTCCCTTTGCCGCTCTGTCTCCCACCAGATGGTAAGCATCTATAGGACAGCAACACTACCTTGTCTTTCCCTTTAGTttctaaaacagtgcctggcacaaagttGTTCTTTAATAGGTAAATTAAGAATTATAACTAAAGGCAATTTAATGGGATCTAAATTTAGTACTTTTCTCCAGTTTTCCCCTTACTATCCATCCAGCATCTTTTGAGAGACCACTGATTTGTGGTATAAAGAGGACTAGAAAGGTCCTTCAAGGGTCCCAAGGATATGGGGACAACTAGTTGCAGAAGGCCTTGAATCCCCCAGGTGTGGTCCTGGAGTACTGTAGCATTGACATCAACAGGGAGTTGTAAAAAATACTAATCTCAGGCCCCACCCAGAACTGCTAAATCAGACCACAGCAAATGAGATAATGGAAATGAAAAGCCCTGGTTTAAGGCAAACAACTACAAGAGGTAGGGTTAGCATAGAGCATTTCATTTTAGGACTCTCTTCAGTTCACTTTGCTTGGCTCATCCAAACTCTTAGCCACCAACCTTCCATGACCTGCCATTTAATAGTTAGCTGGTGGTGGCAAAGCCCTTGGTCCCTCCTTGGTCCCTAGCCTTTGACCATTTCTCTGCATTAACTTTCTGGTAACAAGAATGTCACTTGGCAGTGATTAAATATGAAAAccattttttgctgtttttttttttttgaataatggCTCACTGTCCCTCTGCCTCATAGGTAGCCATCCCTGTCTAAGCAGCCTTGCATCACTGAGTTGTTCTTGAGCCCTATAGAGGGATAAGTACTCACCTTTCGTTTCAGAATCTCAATCAGGGCTTTGGAACTGAAATACACATGTTCAGCTCTGTCCTTGTTTTTGCCTTCCTGAAACTTGTTCCGGATGTACCTCAGGTAGACCTGAAACTCCAGAAGCCCAGAGGTGATTCGAACAAGGCAGTTGTCCTATAAGAGAAGGAGAAATCAGTTATTGTTAGAGACAGAATCAATCTGAAAGCATAAAATTTCCATAATTCAGCATCTTTTCCCTCTGTCTAGAGAATTAGGCATCATATTTCGGAACACTGGACAGCATCAGCTGCCCCATTTTAAATATCTGGACAATCAGAGAATCCTGAAAGGAGACGGGTGTAACAGAGTGACATCAGtagggaggctgg
This window of the Ictidomys tridecemlineatus isolate mIctTri1 chromosome 3, mIctTri1.hap1, whole genome shotgun sequence genome carries:
- the LOC144375829 gene encoding interleukin-6-like, encoding MKFFSIASLGLLLVVATAFPASEFKREKGENSVIRNKPTRASSGKTAGQISYLIKEVFEMRKELCKNDETCMKSHVAVFENHLNLPKMTEKDGCFQTGYNRDNCLVRITSGLLEFQVYLRYIRNKFQEGKNKDRAEHVYFSSKALIEILKRKVKDPNKIVLPSPTANIHLLAKLASQNDWQKVMTMQLILSNFENFLQFALRAVRKA